The stretch of DNA GCTGTGGAATAATATGATGGAGCCCGTGGGGAAGAAATCTCTCGGCTTTCGACCACTTTTCCAGCAATTCAAATGCCCAACCCCCGACAAGCCGTACATCTTCACAAACTACAACAGTTGatggatttttaaattaaaaaaaatcattttctttgtatttcattattttgcattttatttacaaaaataaatttcattttatttacaaaagtcTTCTTCGTCgggatttcttttcatttttcttttcgttgtTGTTGTCTTCACTCGCCACAGGAAGTTGCTCTGAAGGGGGTGATTGGAAACGAAGAGGAAGTAAATGTTGTGAAAGTTTGGAGATCTTTtgggtttgtttttttgtttgtgtGAATAAAGTGATGGGAGAGATGGGTGGAAGATTGACTTAGTGGTGTGGTACACCGTAGGAGGAAGATGGAGCATGAAGAGCTGGAGCTCCGTAGGATGAGGAAGGAGCGTGAAGAGCAGGGGCTCCGTAGGATGAAGAAGGAGCATGCAGTGCTGGAGCAGAGTAGGAGGAAGATGGCAGAGAGTAGCCACCATGTCCGGAAGATGGGTAGCTGTAGCCACCGGCATCGTGATGTCCAATGGATTCCTGGTGGTATTGTGCCACCTGGATGCCCTGACGCACATGTCCAAGATCAATACCAACAACGCGAGTCTGATGATGGGGAACACCGTAGACTGGGGATGGGGCTCCGTATGAGTGAGATGGGACACCGTAGGCGGAAGATGGGGTGAAGAGAGCTCCGTGGGAGGAAGCGTGATGAGCCTCAGCGTGATTCTCCTGATCCAGGAGGATTTGCTTGACTTTGTGCAGAAGTTGCGGGTCAACGTGTTGTCCTTCGTTGCTTTGGTAGCCATGGCTCACAGCACGGTAGCCACTACCTAAGCCAGCATGAAGATCTCCTCCGTGGCTGTAGCCACCGCCATGGCTGTAGCCACCACCATGGCTGTAGCCACCACCGTGTCCGAAACCACCAGAGCTGAAAGACAATCCTCCACTGCTGTGTCCAAAGCCACCGCTGCTGTGCCCAAAACCACCACTGCTGTGCCCAAAGCCACCACTGCTGTGCCCAAAGCCACCGCTGCTGTGTCCAAAACTGCCACCATGCCCGAATCCACCGCTGTTGATTGTCACCGCGGGAGCACCATAGCTCGATGATGGCACACCGTACGATGTGGATGGCCTACGGTGGTAGGATGGAGGCTCGGCCAAGACAACAGCAGCCAGAGCTAACACACCAATCTGCAATGAGAGAAATCTCCATGTTAGCATCCACGTCATTCTCACATCTCTTCACTTCCTACAtccgaaaaaatttattgttatatATTCGCTATATGCGGAGATATGCGAAAgttgttgctttttttatgctcGCGCGCTTCCTAAAACACCAATTACCATAATGGCTTTGTGAACTGGTTTGTGGAGGCTTATGGAGACTCCTCATCTCACGGTATAGTGCCCACTTGAGTGGTGTTTTATTGATCACGAATAACCGCAGCCACTTCCCATCTTTCTGACCTCGAATTTGTGATCGAGAAATTCGAGAGTGTGGCTTTCGCATCTTCACTTTCATCTGCAAAAGGTCATGCGAGCGAAGAACGGAAGAGAGTGCGAAAGCACAAAGAACCAGTTCAGTTcaggaagaaatttaaatgcactgagagaaaaaataaatcctaaaatttattaattgattta from Lutzomyia longipalpis isolate SR_M1_2022 chromosome 4, ASM2433408v1 encodes:
- the LOC129795668 gene encoding prisilkin-39-like isoform X1, coding for MNKFCVIGVLALAAVVLAEPPSYHRRPSTSYGVPSSSYGAPAVTINSGGFGHGGSFGHSSGGFGHSSGGFGHSSGGFGHSSGGFGHSSGGLSFSSGGFGHGGGYSHGGGYSHGGGYSHGGDLHAGLGSGYRAVSHGYQSNEGQHVDPQLLHKVKQILLDQENHAEAHHASSHGALFTPSSAYGVPSHSYGAPSPVYGVPHHQTRVVGIDLGHVRQGIQVAQYHQESIGHHDAGGYSYPSSGHGGYSLPSSSYSAPALHAPSSSYGAPALHAPSSSYGAPALHAPSSSYGVPHH
- the LOC129795668 gene encoding prisilkin-39-like isoform X2 gives rise to the protein MIGVLALAAVVLAEPPSYHRRPSTSYGVPSSSYGAPAVTINSGGFGHGGSFGHSSGGFGHSSGGFGHSSGGFGHSSGGFGHSSGGLSFSSGGFGHGGGYSHGGGYSHGGGYSHGGDLHAGLGSGYRAVSHGYQSNEGQHVDPQLLHKVKQILLDQENHAEAHHASSHGALFTPSSAYGVPSHSYGAPSPVYGVPHHQTRVVGIDLGHVRQGIQVAQYHQESIGHHDAGGYSYPSSGHGGYSLPSSSYSAPALHAPSSSYGAPALHAPSSSYGAPALHAPSSSYGVPHH